AATGGTTGAGGACACAGAAGTTCATGGCGCATCAGGTTTGTTGCTACTTGCTTCAATGTCGATCAACAGTTGGTAATGGCCTTGCTTGAGAAAGACAGGCTTAGATTCGTGTGTCAATAAATTTTTGGAatcattttatggttttaattgaaaatcaaatctgCAGCCTACTATTCTGCTGCTATTAGGAACTCTGTGCAAGGACAAGGTCTGGGGCTAGGTAACCCTAGGACATCTTATGGAGATCCAACAACAATGCAAAAGGAACATACAGGCACTGATCCAATGAAAAGCTCTCTTCCTGGGCAAGAGGTTCTTGTTGGAAGGACAACTGCCTTAAAAGAAGTAACCCATGCCCCCGTTAATTCACCTGCATCTTTTTCTCCAGCAACTGTTGAACAAAGAAGAGATGCTTATCCTGTTAAGGGTTTTGTTCATGAACAAGAAAGGATTCGAGGGCAACCTGAAGTTAACTTGAAAATACCAGTAGGATTGGAGGAGGATCCTCATGCTCCAAAGGGTAGACTCGGTGATCATGCTCCTTCGAATTATCAGACTAAAGTCACTGATCCAACTGGTTCTGGTAAGTTCTGTTCAATATAGGCATGCAAGCAATGCTTTTTGGTATTGATGATTGAGCTAATTTTTGTCTTCCAAAGGGTCTAAATATTCTTGCACTTTTCAGGTGGGAAAGAAGCAGGAATAACGCCAATTCTTCACTCTTTCAACAAAATGAATATCGATGATGAATCCAGAGGAGAAAAACAGAACTTATCAACTGGATCGCGTGATGGTCAGCTCTCCTTGCTTCCCACCGGAAGCCATGACCAATTTTCTGCGGAACCAACTCCCCCAATATCCATTAGTTCCCAAGAGAACCCTGTATCAGGTTCAAAGTCTTTTGTCACCTTGAAAGCCAAGGAGCACACACTTGGTGGTATTGGTGATAAACCATCAAATCAGAGTAGCTACACTGAAAAAATCTCCTCTGCCACTTCTGCAATTTCTGATAAAGCAAAAGCTGCCACAAATGTCATCGCCTCCAATCTTGGATATGGAGAGAGAGACAATAATACTAAAGAACATACAATGACACATGAAGGACAAGGGCAAAATGCTGCGAAGCCAGCATCGACAGTTGAATATGGAAAGAAAATTGCAACAACTGTGACAGAGAAACTCACTCCAGTGTATGAAAAAGTTGCTGGTGTAGGCAGTACTGTAATGTCAAAACTCCATGGCAATACAAATGCCAGCACTAATACCAGCAATGAAGCAGAAAGCAGGATTGAAGGGAAAGATAAAGGGGTGTCAGTGAAGGACTATTTCGCGGAGAAGCTGAGGCCAGGAGAAGAAGATAGGGCGCTTTCTGAAGTTATTTCGGAGACTTTGAACAAGGGAAAGACTGAGACAGGGATGTGGAAGAACGGTAGCCCAATGGGAAAAGTGACAGACTCAGAGGAGGTGGAGAAAAGGTTAGGTagtggagaagaagagaattctGACGAAATAACGGATTCAGTTTCTGTGGTTGATAAGCTCAAAGGTGCTGTTGGTTCTTTGTTTGTCAAAAGTGAAGAATCTAGGGCATCTCAGCAGCATCCACTTAGTTCCTCCATTGCTGGTAAGAATTAAATACTATCGAATTGGATTTCGAAATTCAGCTTTCGGGATAAAATCTGAAAATTAAGACTTAACTGGTTGTTTGTGATGCTTTTTGGTGTTTTGGGGTTTGCAGGTGCTGAAGGGTTTTCTTCTACTTATGCTAGTGGTGAAGAAATAGGAGAGAGGAGACTTCAAGAGACAGGGAACTGAGGAACATGCAATGTGTAGTCCTCTTAGAGAGACTCTGTGCGCTTTACATGGTTTCTACTAGTTGCgaaaatgttgtttttctttggtGTTGTGTTGATAGAACTGTAATGAAACGGTAATGGCAGGCACTGCATGGATGTATAAATTGTTGTGGTCTGTGAAAAATATggaatttga
The genomic region above belongs to Populus alba chromosome 12, ASM523922v2, whole genome shotgun sequence and contains:
- the LOC118060505 gene encoding low-temperature-induced 65 kDa protein, with the translated sequence MESQMARPHGVHDYEHDPNNVGRLHPVVEGEDGYHHEKKSVLKKVMDKAKKLKDKVKLHGHVPDDHDLYEEDDDEDEEMVEDTEVHGASAYYSAAIRNSVQGQGLGLGNPRTSYGDPTTMQKEHTGTDPMKSSLPGQEVLVGRTTALKEVTHAPVNSPASFSPATVEQRRDAYPVKGFVHEQERIRGQPEVNLKIPVGLEEDPHAPKGRLGDHAPSNYQTKVTDPTGSGGKEAGITPILHSFNKMNIDDESRGEKQNLSTGSRDGQLSLLPTGSHDQFSAEPTPPISISSQENPVSGSKSFVTLKAKEHTLGGIGDKPSNQSSYTEKISSATSAISDKAKAATNVIASNLGYGERDNNTKEHTMTHEGQGQNAAKPASTVEYGKKIATTVTEKLTPVYEKVAGVGSTVMSKLHGNTNASTNTSNEAESRIEGKDKGVSVKDYFAEKLRPGEEDRALSEVISETLNKGKTETGMWKNGSPMGKVTDSEEVEKRLGSGEEENSDEITDSVSVVDKLKGAVGSLFVKSEESRASQQHPLSSSIAGAEGFSSTYASGEEIGERRLQETGN